Proteins found in one Allorhizobium pseudoryzae genomic segment:
- a CDS encoding branched-chain amino acid ABC transporter permease: protein MEYFIQQLLNGLTLGSIYGLIAIGYTMVYGIIGMINFAHGDIFMLGGFAALIAFLVLTSFVAGVPVALALLIMMVVAMLVTSLWNWTIERVAYRPLRGSFRLAPLITAIGMSIVLSNFIQVTQGPRNKPIPPLINDVYHFGDVTVSLKQFVIVAVTAVLLTVFWYIVNKTPLGRAQRATEQDRKMAALLGVDVDRTISITFIMGAALAAVAGTMYLMYYGVASFADGFIPGVKAFTAAVLGGIGSLPGAVLGGLLIGLIESLWSAYFSIAYKDVATFAILAFVLIFKPTGILGRPEVEKV, encoded by the coding sequence ATGGAGTATTTCATCCAGCAGCTCCTGAACGGGCTGACTCTTGGATCCATCTATGGTTTGATCGCGATCGGCTATACGATGGTCTACGGCATCATCGGCATGATCAACTTTGCCCATGGTGACATCTTCATGCTTGGCGGCTTTGCCGCGTTGATCGCCTTCCTTGTCCTGACATCCTTCGTCGCCGGCGTTCCTGTGGCGCTCGCGCTGTTGATCATGATGGTTGTCGCGATGCTGGTGACGAGCCTGTGGAACTGGACGATCGAACGCGTTGCCTACCGGCCGCTGCGTGGATCCTTCCGCCTCGCGCCGCTGATCACCGCGATCGGCATGTCGATCGTGCTGTCGAACTTCATCCAGGTGACGCAGGGTCCGCGCAACAAGCCGATCCCGCCGCTGATCAACGATGTCTATCATTTCGGCGACGTCACCGTCTCGCTGAAGCAGTTCGTGATCGTCGCGGTCACGGCGGTGCTGCTCACCGTCTTCTGGTACATCGTCAACAAGACGCCGCTTGGCCGTGCCCAGCGCGCAACCGAGCAGGACCGCAAGATGGCGGCGCTGCTCGGCGTGGACGTCGACCGAACGATCTCCATCACCTTCATCATGGGGGCGGCGCTTGCTGCTGTCGCCGGTACGATGTACCTCATGTATTACGGGGTCGCTTCGTTTGCCGATGGTTTCATCCCCGGCGTGAAGGCCTTCACCGCAGCCGTTCTCGGCGGCATCGGCTCGCTGCCGGGCGCTGTTCTGGGCGGCTTGCTGATCGGCCTCATCGAATCCCTCTGGTCCGCTTATTTCTCCATTGCATACAAGGACGTGGCGACCTTCGCGATCCTCGCCTTCGTGCTGATCTTCAAGCCGACCGGCATCCTCGGTCGTCCCGAAGTGGAGAAGGTATAA
- the livM gene encoding high-affinity branched-chain amino acid ABC transporter permease LivM, translating to MAQAVREGLFAGVLAFGMFLLYVGIETYQNIDNALVWRTRWGLLAVFVLVAAVGRFLIVGFLKPRIDRRKLSKAKAGIPEVSDDKGFFHKNFLKLAMLALVLYPPVVVSLYGVQGSLKFVDNFGIQILIYVMLAWGLNVVVGLAGLLDLGYVAFYAVGAYSYALLSDTFGLSFWLLLPLAGILAAFWGIILGFPVLRLRGDYLAIVTLAFGEIIRLVLMNWSDVTGGTAGISGIAKASIFGIWSFDVGADNNFAKVFGLPMSSAYYKIFLFYVILALCLITAYVTIKLRSMPIGRAWEALREDEIACRSLGIDTVKTKLTAFAIGAMFGGFAGSFFAARQGFVSPESFVFLESAVILAIVVLGGMGSLTGIAVAAVVMIGGTELLREMEFLKHVFGEDFTPELYRMLLFGMAMVAVMLFKPRGFVGSREPTAFLKERKAVSGSFTKEGHG from the coding sequence ATGGCCCAGGCCGTGAGGGAAGGCCTCTTTGCCGGCGTTCTGGCGTTTGGCATGTTCCTTCTCTATGTCGGGATCGAAACCTACCAGAACATCGACAATGCGCTGGTGTGGCGCACGCGCTGGGGGCTTCTCGCCGTCTTCGTTCTGGTCGCTGCCGTCGGCCGTTTCCTGATCGTCGGTTTCCTCAAGCCGCGGATCGACCGCCGCAAGCTGTCCAAGGCCAAGGCCGGTATTCCGGAAGTCTCGGACGACAAGGGCTTCTTCCACAAGAACTTCCTGAAGCTCGCCATGCTGGCGCTGGTTCTCTACCCGCCGGTGGTGGTCAGCCTTTACGGCGTGCAGGGCTCGCTGAAGTTCGTCGATAACTTCGGCATCCAGATCCTGATCTACGTGATGCTGGCCTGGGGTCTCAACGTCGTCGTCGGCCTCGCCGGTCTGCTCGATCTCGGTTACGTGGCCTTTTATGCCGTCGGCGCCTATTCCTATGCGCTGCTGTCGGATACGTTCGGCCTGTCCTTCTGGCTGCTTCTGCCGCTGGCCGGTATTTTGGCGGCCTTCTGGGGCATCATTCTCGGCTTCCCGGTCCTGCGTCTGCGCGGCGACTATCTCGCCATCGTCACGCTCGCCTTCGGTGAGATCATCCGGCTGGTGCTGATGAACTGGTCGGATGTGACGGGCGGCACGGCGGGTATCTCCGGCATCGCCAAAGCCTCGATCTTTGGCATCTGGTCCTTCGATGTCGGTGCGGACAATAATTTCGCCAAGGTCTTCGGGCTGCCGATGTCGTCGGCCTATTACAAGATCTTCCTGTTCTACGTGATCCTGGCGCTCTGCCTGATCACCGCCTACGTGACAATCAAGCTGCGCAGCATGCCAATCGGGCGTGCCTGGGAAGCGCTGCGCGAGGACGAGATCGCCTGCCGCTCGCTTGGCATCGATACCGTGAAAACCAAGCTGACGGCCTTTGCGATCGGCGCGATGTTCGGCGGTTTCGCCGGCTCCTTCTTTGCCGCACGCCAGGGCTTCGTCTCGCCGGAAAGCTTTGTCTTCCTGGAATCGGCGGTCATTCTCGCCATCGTCGTTCTCGGCGGCATGGGCTCGCTGACGGGGATTGCTGTTGCCGCGGTGGTGATGATCGGCGGCACAGAGCTTCTGCGCGAGATGGAATTCCTCAAGCACGTCTTCGGCGAAGATTTCACGCCCGAGCTCTACCGCATGCTGCTCTTCGGCATGGCCATGGTTGCCGTCATGCTGTTCAAGCCGCGCGGTTTCGTCGGCTCGCGTGAACCGACGGCCTTCCTCAAGGAACGCAAGGCCGTCTCCGGAAGCTTTACCAAGGAGGGTCACGGCTGA